The DNA window CACGGCATATCAGGTCTGACCAAGACGGTGGCGCTGGAAGCAGCGCTAGACGGTGTCACCGTCAATGCGATCGCGCCGGGCTATGTCTGGACGCCGCTGGTCGAAAAGCAGATCCCGGACACGATGAAGGCGCGCGGCATGACCGAGGAACAGGTCAAGCACGATGTGCTGCTCGCTGCCCAGCCGACCAAGGAATTCGTCACCGTCGACGAGCTTGCCGCGCTGACGTTGTTCCTGTGCTCGGACTCAGCCAAGCAGATCACCGGCACGACCTTGCCGATGGACGGCGGCTGGACGGCACAGTAGCCCGACCCTGAAGGCTTCAGCATTCGCTTCCGGCGGCGAGTAGCGGTGTATCTCCGGGGTGGACTCCGCTGCTCGTTGGACGCGAGAGTTTCGGGATAGCGGCGATCAACTCGCGGGTATAGGCCTGCTGCGGCCGATCCAGAACGTCTCCCGTGTTGCCATATTCAACCAGCTTACCGTGCTGCATGACCGCAACCTGTTCACAGAGATAACGCACCACGCCCAAATCGTGGGAAATCAGGATCAGCGTCAGCGACAATTCGCGGCGCAGCCGCGCAAAAAGTCCAAGGACCTGGGCCTGGATGGTGACATCCAGAGCGGAGGTGACTTCATCGGCGATCAAAATCTCTGGCTCCAGCGCCAGGGCTCTGGCGATGCCGACGCGCTGCCGCTGGCCGCCGGAAAGTTGCGTGGTGCGTCGGTCCAGCAGCTGGCGCGGCAATTCCACTTTTTCCATCAGCTCGCGGATCCGCGCCGGAATGTCTCCTTGCGGGCAAATATTCTGTTGCCGCAGCGGTTCGGCCAGAGTCCGTGCAACCGTAAAGGCCGGATTGAGCGACATGAACGGATCCTGGAACACCATCTGCAGTTTGCGAACCTGCTCCGGCCGGCGCCGCCTGAGCGCGCGATCGAGCAATTGGCCGTCCACCTCGATCTCACCTTGTTCGGGCTGCACAAGGCCTGCAATGGCCCGGGCGATGGTGCTTTTGCCGGAACCGGACTCGCCGACAATCCCCAGCGCCCCGCCGCGACGCAGTGCCAGCGAAACATTGTCGACCGCGCGCACGATCAGCGGCGGCTTACGCGTCGCCCAAGCCGCAAGACTCTGCCCCGGATAGAAGTTCACGCACAGGTTCTTCACCAGCAGATGCGGTTCCGTCGCCACGGGGCGGGCATGCGTGGTTGGCGTCATCAGCGAGGGTTGGGAAGCGATCAGGCGCTTCGTGTATTCATGGGCGGGGTCACGCAGGATCTGATCGACCGACCCGATCTCCAGCACGGCACCGTCCTTCATGACGACGACGCGGTCGCACATTTCCGCAATCACGCCAAGGTCGTGAGAGACCAGAATGACCGACAGCTTGCGTTCACGCCGGATGCCGCGGAGCAGGTCGAGTATCTGAGCTTGCACCGTGACGTCAAGCGCCGTCGTAGGCTCGTCGGCAATCAGCAGTTTCGGTTCGCAGGCAAGGGCCGCCGCGATCATCACCCGCTGACGCATGCCACCCGACAGCTCGTGTGGATACGCGCCCGCCCGCCTGGGCGCGTCCTTGATATGCATGTCTTCGAGCAGGCCGATCGCCCGCGCATTGGCCTGCCGCCAGGATATGCCCTGATGAACCACCATCGCCTCGCCTACCTGACGCCCAACCGTCATGATCGGATCGAGATGCGTCGACGGATTCTGGAAGATCATCGCCGCTTGCCCGCCACGCAGCTGGCCCAGCTCGACATCCTTCATGGTGAGGACATTGCTACCCTCGAACATGATCCGGCCCGACTTCACCAGCGCGTTGCCGGCAATCAGCTTCAGGATGGCTCTGCAGGCCACCGTCTTGCCCGACCCAGATTCACCGACGATCCCGAGGACCTCGCCTTCCTTCAATGAAAAGCTGACGTCGCGCAGGGCGTGGACGTCGCCAAAATCGGTGGCGAAGTCGATGGTGAGGTTCTCGACGCTGACGAGGTCGCTCATCTCAGGATTCCGTATTCAAGAGGCGGGCGAGACCATCAGCGGTCAAGGAGAGGCCGAGCGCCAGAAGGCAGATGGCGATGCCTGGAAAGATCGCAATCCACCAGGCGGTGGTCAGGTAGGTCTGCCCGTCCGCGATCATGGCGCCCCATTCCGGCGTCGGCGGTTGTACGCCGAGGCCGAGAAAGCCCAATGACGATCCGAGCACGATGGCGAGCACGGCATCGGTCATGACGAAGACGATCGATGGGACGATGGCATTTGGCAGGATGTGGAACAGCATGATGCGCAAATGGCCAAAACCCATGCCGCGTGCCGCCAGCACGAAATCGACGCCGCGCAGCACCAGCGCCTGGCTCCGCACAAGTCGTGCATAGCTGACCCAGTTCACCAAGGTGAGCGAGATGAAGTAGCTCTTGAGGCCAGGCCCCAGCACGGCGACGATGGCGATCACCAGGACGAAATAGGGAAATGATACGGTGACCTCGAGGATGCGCATCAGCGCCGCATCGATCCGGCCACCCAGATACCCGGCGATGAGGCCGATGATCGTCCCCAGGATGATCGGACCGACCACGCCGAAGAAGGCCATGGCGAGATCGTAGCGTGCGGCAAACAGTGTCCGCGCCAGTACATCGCGGCCGATAGCGTCCGTGCCAAACCAATGCACGGCGCCAGGTGGTTTCAGCGCCTGCATCACATCGACCTTGACCGGGTCGAAATCAGTCAGCACCGGCGCCAGTATGGCCACGACGATCCAGGCCAAGGTGATGGCGCCGCCAATGGCCAAGGTTGCCGGCATCGTCCGGAGTCGCGCCATGGCCAAGGGGCCGCTGCCCCGCATCACATCGCTCACAATTCCACCCGTGGATCGAGAATGGCGGTCAAGATGTCGACGGCAAAATTCGAAATGACGACACCTACGGCAAGCAGCAGGGCCACTGCCTGGACAACGAACTGGTCGTGCGTGAGAACGCCGCGGATGAGCAGGTTGCCGAGCCCTGGAATATTGAAGACATTTTCGACAACGACCGTCCCGCCGATCAGGAAGGCGACCACGACGCCCAGCAGATTGACTGTCGGCAACAGGGAATTCCAGAACACATGCCGGGAAAAGATGTAGCTTTCCGGCAGGCCCCTGGAGCGGCAGGCGATCGCGTAGTCCTTGTCCAGCTGTTGAATGAAGGTCGCGCGCAGATTGCGGGCGAGGATCGGCGTCACCCCGATACCGATCGTCAGGGCTGGCAGGAACAGATGCCATAGATTGTTGATAAAGGTCGGTCCGTATCCGGATACGGGGAAGATCTTCAGCCGTAGGCAGAAGCCCATGATCAGCAGCAGGCCGACAAAATAGGACGGCACGCCGACGCCCGCAACGCAGACAAGACGGATGAGATGATCGATCCACCGTCCGCGCTGCCGGGCAGCGGTGACCGCGAGCGCGAATGTCAACAGCAGCGAGATGACGAGGCCATAAAGGATCAAGAAAACCGTTGGCGCGATCCGTGCCACGATGACGCCACTGACGGGGCCGCGAAAGGCAATCGACTGACCGAAATCGCCACGCAGGCAATTCAACACATAGTAGAAATACTGCACGGGGACGGGCTGATCGAGACCGTATCGCGCCCGCACGAACTCGATCGTCTCCTGACTGGCCTTGGGACCAAGCATGAGGCGAACCGGATCGCCGGGCGTCATTTGCAGCAGCAGGAAGGTGATCACGCTGATACCCAGCAGCACGGGTATCAACTGTATCGGCCGCCTGAGCACGAAGGAGAATCGATTCATGGTTGGGATCCTGGTGTCAAACTGATGCGAGGCATGGACGAACTGTCTCGTCCCGCCCCGCGTCTCTGCCGATTAATCCAGGCTTGCCCCGCCGATGGACGAGAACTGCAGGCCGACGTTCAGGACCAGTCCTTTCACGCTCGGAGCGTAGGCGTTGAGCCATGTCGGGTGATAGAGCGCCACCTGCGCCACTTCATCGACCACGATCTTCTGGATCTGGGCATAGAGCTTGGCCCGTTTGGCATTGTCCGCCTCACCCGAGGCTTCATCGATCAGCTTGTTGACCGTTTCGTTGTTGTAGCGGGTGTAATAGGACTTGTTGTCGCCCGCACCCCAGACGCACCAGCGTAGTGCGTTGTCGGGATCTCGCGTCTCGTTGTACCACCAGTTCATTTCCGCCTGATATTCGCCGTCGGCGAGGCGGGTCCATGCCTGGGTCGAATCGATCTTGGCAATGTTGACGGTGATGCCGACCTCCGCCAGTTGCGCCTGGATCAGCACGGCCGCCTTTTCCTCGTCGGCACTGCCGGCATTCTGGATGAGTTCGAAACTGGCTCCGGTCTTGCCGGATTCGGCCAGCAGGGCCTTGGCCTTTTCGACGTCCCGGGCAATGACCGGCAGCGATTTGTCGAAGTAATCGAGCGTCGGGCTCATGACGGAACTGGCCGGCGTGCCGAGACCCAGCGTCACTGCGGCGTTGATCGCCGTGCGGTCGATGCCATAACTGACAGCCTGGCAGAATTTGAGGTCGTTGAAGGGTTCTGCCGAATGGTTGATCAGCATGTCGTAGGTGGTGCTTGAAGGTTCAGGGTCGGCCCGGAAGCCGGCGGCCTTCAATTCGGCCATACGCGGGGCTGGAACTCCGAGGCAGACGTCGAGCTCGCCCGCCTGCAACATCGAGACCCTGGTGTTGTCGTCCGGGACATAGCGGAATTCGACGCCGTCGATCTTAGGCTCGCCTTCGCGGTAATAGTGCTCGTTGCGACCAAGGACCACGCGGTCCCCCGGCTTCAATTCGACGAATTTGAATGGCCCTGACGTGACCGGTGCCTTGGCGAAAGCGTCGTCTCCCATCTTCTCGACCGCTGCCTTCGGCACAATGCCGGTGTTCCAGATTTCGGTCAGCGTCAGGAAGGGCGTGAATTTGCGATCGAGCGTCATCACCACTGTCTTGGCATCTTTTGCCTCGATCCTGGTCAGGGGCTGGAACGGCGCTGCATAGGCGGAGTCCTTCTGGAAGCGCATGCGGTTCCAGCTGAACGCTACATCCTCGGCCGTGATCGGCGACCCATCGGAAAATTTGGCCTCGCGCAGGTGGAAGGTGTAGGTCTTGCCGTCATCCGCGATGTCCCAGCTCTCGGCGAGACCCGGGCCGACTTCGGTGCGATCGGGATTGGCATGCAGCAGGCGCGCATACATCATGCCCTGAATGAGGATGTCGGCTCCATAAGTGGTCTTGATCGGGTCCAGGGTGAGAACTTCAGACCCATAGCCCATGCGCAGAATCTTGCTGCCATCGGCATTGGCTCGAAGCAATGTCGCCGGCAATGTCGCGATGCTGAAGCCGGCAAACGCCGCGCTCTTGAGGAATACTCTGCGGTCCATGACAATCTCCCATTTGCGTTGATGATGTTCCCGGGCAGTCCATGCTTGTTGGTTCAAGCAGTCTTTGTTCGTTCAAACAGTCTTGGTGATGTGGATGGGTGGCTTACGTTCGTGCCAGGCGTATTCGGCCTCGAGTACCGCACCCAACCGCAGCAGCAGGTCGTCGCGCCCGAATGCGGCGACAAACTGCACTCCGATCGGCAGGCCGTTTTGCGTCCAGCCGAGCGGCAGGGATATCGCTGGCGATCCGGTGCCGTTGAAGAGCGCGCTGAACGTTTCCTTCGGCGCCAGATCCGCGAACACCGTATCGATGTCGCGGCCAGCACGATCCGGGTTGTGCGTACCGAGCAGCTCCGGCGAGATCGGACAAGTCGGCGTCACCAGCACGTCATGGACGGCCAGGAATTCGCCGACTGTCCGCGTGATCTGGTCATAAACAGCGAGAGCCGCGATCAAGCTCGCCGCATCAAGCGTTCGGCCATGGCGATAGACGGCAAGTGTCGTCTGCTGCAGGCAGGCCTCTTCGACCGGCCGCCGCAGCAGGCCCGCCAACTCGTCGAGCGACTGCGCCGTAGAGGCTGCCCAGATCACTTTCTGTGCCGCCAGATAGCGCTCATAGTCGAACACGGGACTGGCTTCGACGACCTTGTGGCCCAGTTGCTCCAGCCTCTTGCCCACGTCGAGGACCGTCGCCTTCACCTCGGCGTCGAGCGGATGGCCGGACCAGGACGTTGTGCACAGGGCAACGCGCAAAGCCTTGGGTGGCGTCTTGATCGCCTGGGCATAGCTGGTGGTTGGATGGACGATCTCATAGCTGTCGCCGGGAAGCGCGCCAGACCCCAGATCAAGCAAAGCCGCCGTGTCGCGGATCGAGCGTGTCAGCATGAAGGAAATGGCGAGACCCAGCATTGGCGCATTCGATTCCGGCGCGCCGCTGATCCGGCCACGGGACGGCTTCAGGCCGACGACACCGCAAAAGGAGGCGGGTGTGCGAATGGAACCACCGCCATCGGCGCCTTGCGCGAAGGGAACGATGCCGGCGGCAACGGCGGCGGCCGCGCCGCCGCTCGATCCCGAAACACCCCTGCTGGTATCCCAGGGGTTGCGCGTCGCACCGTAGAGCGAGGATTCGGTTGCCGCCGCGATGCCGAATTCCGACGTGGTGGTACGCCCGACATTGGCAAGGCCGCCGGATCGCATTTTCACCCAGAAGGCGTGATCGCCGCCCGAGGTGAAGCCCTTGGCGAAAACGCTGCCGAACTCTCCCGGCCGGCCGGCTTCGATGGGGAAATCCTTGGTCAATGTCGGCATGCCATGGAAAGGTGCCGGCCCTGGACCATCGCCAAGGGCTTCGATCGCATCGGCATAGGTTTCGATCACGGCATTGAGCTGTGGATTGACCTCGGCGATCCCCGAAAGGATGCAATTTCCCAGTTCGCGCGGCGTAACCTCCCGCTTGCGCAGAAGCTCGGCCAGACCAAGGCCGTCATGGGCGGCGTATTCCGTCAGCTTCATGCGCTTGCCCTGACCGTCCACGGTTTCAGCAACGGGTGATGCATCGTCATTCTTCGCCTTCTTCCTCTTTGATATGCCGCGCTACGCGCCGTGGCGGTTTGTGGAAGGTCCGCAGGATCCCGGCGATATCTTCCAGCTCATTCATCCGTGTCTCGGCCGGTTTGCCGAGTTTCTCAGCAACGGAATGCGTCAGCAGGTTCAGCACCGAACTAATCGCGGCCGTCGAATCCCAGTACAGGTCGACGCGCGTCGATACTTCGAGCGCTAGCTTTGTGTATTCGGATGCCCAATGACTGTATTTATCGGTAACAATGATCAGCGGAATATTGCGTCGCTTGATTTGAGCGCAAAGCCGGAAGCTCATCGCGGCGTATTCCGCGGTGTCGATCAGCAGGACGCATGAATTTTCGCCGCCGTCGGTGAGGATTTCCGAGAACGTGCCGCCCAAACCTTCGGCAAAGCGAACACCGCTGCGCACCCAGCGCAGACGCGTCGCGAAATCGAGCCCCAGTCCCTTCACCGCCTGAAAGCTCACGCAGTTCACGCGGTCGCAGCTGCTGAGCAGATGAACGATTTCGGACCACATTTCGCCCTGGGCAAGGCCATAGGCCGCGGCCAAGGCCTGCTGCTCCATCTCCAGGCTGCGAGCCAACCGCTCCTGCTTCTCGCCGCCGATGCGAAAACGCAATTCGGCACTATCCAGGCCCGGGCTTGTGACTTTCGGCGCGGAGCGCAGGCCACGCTTCATTTCCTTGAGGTCGGTGTAGCCGAGACGCCGCACGAAACGGGTAACACTTGCCTCGCTCACACCAGCGCCGGCGGCAATGGTGGCGCCAGTTTCAAAGGGGATGTCATGGAGGTTGGCGAGCAGGTATCGCGCGATTGCTTGCTCGGTCCGGGCGAAATCCAGCCACCCCTCACGCAACCTGGCTTCCAGCGCACTGGCCACCTCATTCTCACCAGACACAGCCTTCTTGCTAGGCGCCTTCGTCTTCATCGGCTGCAGCGTCCCAACGACAGGTTCATTTTCGGTCAGGCCGGGAAATGCCGCCCAAAGAAGCGCATTTCATTTCCAGCTTACGGAAGCGACGCTAGCACGCGAAAACACGTTGTGAAAGATAAATTTTACAGTTTTGTATTTCGGTATTTTTATTTCACAATCGGCCAAATTGAGACGAGCTTGCGGCGCTGGCGCCGTTCCTGTGTTCGGATTCAGCCAAGCAGATCAGCGGTACGACCTTGCCGATGGACGGCGGCTGGACCGCACGTTAGAGGGTGGTCTCAACATTTCATTTTCCGGCTGGCGCCGCCGGGCGCCGGCATGAAGTACTGCGGTCAGGTTCATGAAAATCATCCAGGTCTCTGATCCGCATCTGATGACACCGGGTGGTCTTCTGTACGGCTCCGATCCGCTCTCCCGGCTGGAAGCCTGCCTTGCCGACATCGGCAGCAATCACGCCGATGCCGAACTGGTGGTGATTTCCGGCGACCTGACCAATGACGGCGAGCGCGCCGCCTATGCGGCGCTGCGGGAGACGCTGGCAAGGTTCGTTCCGCCCTGCCGGCTGATGCTCGGCAACCATGACGACCGGGCGCTGTTTCTCGAGATGTTCCCGGAAGTGGTTGCGGAAAACGGTTTCGTCCAGAGCGTCGTCGACAGTGGTGAGGGCCGTCTGATCCTGCTCGACACGCTGGACAGCGGCCATGTCGAGGGCAGGCTGTGCGAGGCGCGCCTCGACTGGCTCGACGAAAGGTTACAGGAAGTGCGCGACAGGCCGGTCTTCCTGTTCATGCACCATCCGCCGTTCCGGATTCACATCCCCGTGCTTGACCGGGTCATGCTCGCCGACGCCGATGCGTTGCACGATGTGCTGCTGCGCCACGGCAATGTCCGTCATATCTTCGCCGGACACGTCCATCGGCTGATCGCCGGCAGCTGGCGCGGCATTCCGGTGAGCACGCTGCGCAGCACCAACCATCAGACCGCGCTCGATTTTTCGAACAGCTGGAGCCTTGGCCACGAACCTCCCGCCTATGCCGTGATCCTGATCGATGCGGACGGGGTGGTCGTCCACTTCCACGATTTTCCCACCGGCGCGGCGCAATAACACCCGTCACCCACGGCACCAGCTTCTCCGATGCGGTGGACGCGACTTCGAGTGACGCTATTGGCTGGAGGCTGCCGTGTCTCTTGCGGCGAGGAAAGCGATGATCTCAGCGTCGATCGCATCCATGTTGGCCGCACGGAACTTCTCATGCGCGCCCGGCATGACGACCGTTTTCATGGTGGCCATGTCGGATGCCCAGCCCTTGTATTGCGTCACTGTCGTGGCACCCCATTCGGAACTGGCGAGAATGAGGATATCGCAGGGATAGGACGAGGGCACGAATCCGGCCGCTGCCTGCAACAGCGCGCTCTTGAACGCCTTCTTGCGCAGGTGTCGCCCAAGGCGTGTCTGTCCAAGACCCACGGCGCTCAGCCCGTCGCGCAACAGGCGCCAGTAGATCATCTTGCGGGCGATCTGGCGACGCCTGCTCTCGGTGATCCGATCGTCCGGCATCGGTTTCAGCCAGGCCGAGCCGGGCGAGGGCGGATCGATGAGCACGAGCGCCGGCCGCTTGCCGGTCGCTTCATGGCTCAGCCGGCCGACCTCGATCGCCAGCAGGCCACCTGCGCATATGCCGCCGATGATGTCGGGATGCTGGCCGGTCACCGAAGTGAGTGCTTCAAAGTAGTTGGAGCTGAATTCGGCCATGCTGGAATAGGGTGTCTCGCCGGGCTCGAGCCCCATGCCGCGCACGGCCATGACGGCGTATTTCTGCTTCAGTCGCTTGCCGAAGCGATTGGCGAACAGGGCCGAGCCGGAAATGCCATGGATCATGGCGATCGGCTCATGGCCGACATTGCCCGAAACCGGCACGATCAGCTGACGGGCAGGATGGACCGGCACCAGCGATCCGATCAGCCGGCCGAACTCACGCGGTGTCTGCGCCCCCAGCAGGACAGAGGTCTGCAACTTGACGCCGAACCGCTTCTGCACGGCCAGTACCAAAGTCTCGGCCGTCAGCGAGTCGCCGCCGAGATCGAAGAAGTTGTCGTCGAGCTGAACCGTCGGTATCTGCAGTTCCGCGGCGAAGATGCCGGCGATCGCGTGCGCCGGGCCATCGCCCGGCAGCGCGGCGGGCCGCACCCATTGTTGAACGTTCATCGGAAAGCCCCTAACCGATGCCTCTATGCGCCTTTTACGCACTGACAGTCCAGCGAACAACCCCGGCTGCCTTGTGCCGGAAGAAGCGGCGTCGAATCGCCTGACTTTTATGGGCGTCATCGGGGCCTGCGGTGAACCGCTTGACTGCGCGACATCAGGCTTTGCCCAGCGCTTTTTCGCCCCCGCCAGGGCTGCAGGGAAAGTGCCCTAAATGCACACGGATTTGGACATTAGTCTTGACAGAAATACAGATGTTCAATACCCGTCAAGCAATTGAACAAGCCTGCAATGTGGGAGGAATAAGCGGTATGGCTTCCAATGTTTCGTTGACGGGTCTTGCCCGCGATCTCGAGGAACGCGCCAAGTCGGGCAAGCCTATCCGCATCGGCCTGATCGGCTCCGGCGAGATGGGAACCGACATCGTCACCCGCGTCGCCCATATGTCGGGCATCGAGATCGGCGCCATTTCCGAACTGAACCTGCCCGCGGCCAGCAAGGCGGTCGATATCGCGTTCCAGGAGACCGGGCATGCGCGCGAAGTCTCGAACGCGTCGGCGATGACGGCGGCGATGGAGGCTGGCAAGGTGGCGGTCACCAATGATGCCAGCCTGGTCATCAACAATGATCTGATCGACGTCGTCATCGACGCCACCGGTGTTCCCGCCGTCGGCGCCGAGATCGGGCTGCGCGCCATGGAACATGGCAAGCATCTGGTGATGATGAATGTCGAGGCCGACGTCACCATCGGCGCCTATCTGAAAAGCGAGGCCGACCGGCTCGGCGTCACCTATTCGCTGGGCGCCGGCGACGAGCCGTCTTCCTGCATGGAGCTGATCGAATTCGTCTCGGCCATGGGTCACCCGATCGTTGCCGCCGGCAAGGGCAAGAACAATCCACTCAATATCGACGCCATTCCCCCCGACTATGAGGAGGAAGCCAAGCGCCGGCACATGAATGTGCGCATGCTGGTCGAGTTCGTCGACGGCTCCAAGACCATGGTCGAGATGGCGGCGATCGCCAATGCCACCGGGCTGGTTCCCGACAAGGCCGGCATGCACGGCCCGGCCGCGACGCTCGGCGAATTGTCCAAGGTGCTGGTGCCGCAGAAGGATGGCGGCGTGCTGTCGAAGGTCGGCGTCGTCGACTATTCGATCGGAAAGGGTGTCGCGCCCGGCGTCTTCGTCGTCGCCGACATGTCGCATCCGCGCATCTCCGAGCGCATGGAAGATCTGAAGATGGGCAAAGGCCCGTACTTCACCTTCCACCGTCCCTATCACCTGACCTCGCTCGAAGTGCCGCTGACCTGCGCCCGCGTCGTGCTCTACGGCAAGGCCGACATGGTGCCGCTGGCGAAGCCCGTGGCCGAGGTCGCCGCGGTGGCCAAGAAGGACATGAAGCCGGGCGAGAAGCTCGATGCGATCGGCGAATATTGCTACCGCGCCTGGATCATGACGACGCCGGAGGCGCGCGCCGCCAAGGCCATTCCCTGCGGCCTGCTGCAGGGCGGCTCGGTCACCGCGCCGATCAAGAAGGGCGAGCTCATCACCTATGCGAATGCCGCGCCCGCAGCGGGCTCCAAGATCGCCGAACTGCGCGCCCGCCAGGACAAGCTCGTCTACGGGTCCGTGGGAGCGTGATCATGGCCGGAGCCAGCAAAGCCGTCACTGATAGTCGCGCCAATCTGCCCTTCGTCTACCGCCAGTACAGCGCCGAGCAGCTCAGGGAGGTGCTCTACAAGATGTACCTCATCCGCCGCTTCGAAGAGGGCGCGGAGGAGTGCTACACGCGCGGCCTCATCCACGGCACCATGCATTTGTCGATCGGCCAGGAAGCCAGCGCCATGGGCATCTGCATGCCGCTTGCCGAGGATGACCAGATCACCTCGACGCATCGCGGTCATGGCCACTGCATCGCCAAGGGCGCCGAGGTCAAGCGCATGTTCGCCGAGTTCTTCGGCAAGACCACCGGCTATTGCAAGGGCCGTGGCGGCTCGATGCACATCGCCGATGTCGGCAAGGGCAATCTCGGCGCCAATGGCATCGTCGCCGGCGGCATCCCGATCGCCGTCGGGGCGGGGCTCTCTTCCAAGATGATGAAGACCGGCAAGGTCGTGGTCTCGTTCTTCGGCGACGGCGCCAACAATG is part of the Mesorhizobium loti genome and encodes:
- a CDS encoding homoserine dehydrogenase, producing MASNVSLTGLARDLEERAKSGKPIRIGLIGSGEMGTDIVTRVAHMSGIEIGAISELNLPAASKAVDIAFQETGHAREVSNASAMTAAMEAGKVAVTNDASLVINNDLIDVVIDATGVPAVGAEIGLRAMEHGKHLVMMNVEADVTIGAYLKSEADRLGVTYSLGAGDEPSSCMELIEFVSAMGHPIVAAGKGKNNPLNIDAIPPDYEEEAKRRHMNVRMLVEFVDGSKTMVEMAAIANATGLVPDKAGMHGPAATLGELSKVLVPQKDGGVLSKVGVVDYSIGKGVAPGVFVVADMSHPRISERMEDLKMGKGPYFTFHRPYHLTSLEVPLTCARVVLYGKADMVPLAKPVAEVAAVAKKDMKPGEKLDAIGEYCYRAWIMTTPEARAAKAIPCGLLQGGSVTAPIKKGELITYANAAPAAGSKIAELRARQDKLVYGSVGA